The sequence ATATTCTCTCACTCAGGGGATCATGGAACTACGTGAGGAAATGGCGAAGTGGCTTTCAACTCCGGAGCGGGAGATTTCCCCCAATGTGATTCAGATTACGACCGGGTCCCAGCAATGTCTTGACCTGGTGGGGCGTGCTTTCCTGAACCCCGGAGACTACGTTATGACTGAAGCTCCGACTTACCTCGGTGCGCTCAGCGCGTTTGATTTCTACCAGGCACGATACTGCACTGTGCCTATGGATGAAAACGGGATGATTGTCGAGCAGGCCGAGGAACAGATAAAGAAATATAAGCCGAAGCTTATCTATGTCGTCCCCAATTTTCAGAATCCATCGGGTATAACCATGAGTCTCGAGCGTCGTGAGGCATTGGTCGAGCTGGCAGGCAAATACCAGATTCCGATCATCGATGACAATCCCTATGGTGAACTGCGTTATTCCGGCGAGCAGGTACCATCCTTGAAAACAATCGGCGGTAACGCAGTTGTCAGCCTGGGAACGTTTTCGAAAACTATTTCGCCGGGTGTCAGGATCGGCTGGGCGGTAGCCTGTCCGGAAGTTGCCCGGATGCTCGAGAAAGTCAAGCAGTCGACGGACCTGCATTCTACCACGTTCACCCAGTACCTTGTGCTGGAGTATATCAAAGCCGGTCATCTGCAGGGGCACCTCGAGCTGATCAAGGAAGCTTATCGTAAACGCCGTGATACCATGATCAGGGCGATGACCGAGATGTTTCCGGAAAATGTCAGTTTTACTCGTCCAGAGGGCGGTTTGTTTTTATGGGTAACACTTCCTGAAGGATATTCCGCTGACGAGATGTTTGACAGGGCAATCGAGGCCGGTGTAGCTTTTGTACCGGGCAAACCGTTTTTCCCCCATGAAGACAGCGAACGTCATTTCCGGCTTAATTTCTGCCACCCGACTGAAGATAACATCGTCGAAGGCATCAAACGGCTGGCAGGAGTACTCGAAAAACTCTGATCGACAGAATATACGTTCTTTAAGTCCCGCCATGAGCGGGACTTTTTTTATTGCTTGTATTGATTTGTTTAACTTCAATGTGACTGACTTATATACATGAGGTGATTATGCGCAGGATAAAATTCTTTAAAATGCACGGTCTCGGTAACAGCTTCATATTCCTGGATCTGCTTGACAGGAGCTACCGCTCAGTCGATTACAGCGACCTGGCCAGGAGTATCTGCGATATCTCCACGGGGGTGGGTGCCGACGGGCTGATCCTGATCGGCAAGTCGAGAAGGGCCGATTTTGCCATGAGGATCATCAATTCTGACGGCAGTGAGGCGGAGATGTGCGGCAATGGCCTGCGTTGTATGGTGCGCTACCTGTATGACAACCAGCTGGCTTCCGGAAAAAAAATGAATGTGGATACGCTGGCGGGCAGGATTTCTGCCGAGGTGGTGGACAGTTCGAAAAACAGCTTCAAGGTTAAAGTGGCGATGGGAAGACCTGTTTTTGATACCGATCAGATTCCGGTTTTGAGCAGATCCAAGGAGCATATCGAAAAAGCAATCCGGGTAAATAATCAACAGTTGAAGATCACTGTTGTTTCGATGGGCAACCCGCATGCAGTCTGTTTTGTGGAGGATTTTGATTTCGATCTGCATTTGCTCGGACCTATGCTGGAAAACCACAAGATATTCCCGGAACGCGCAAATGTCGAATTCGTGAAAGTCTTATCTTCAAACAGGATAGCCCTCAAAAGCTGGGAACGTGGAGCCGGACCGACCAGCGCTTCAGGAACCGGTGCTTCTGCATCGGTTGCGGCCGGGATAAAAACCGGGCGTTTGCGTAGCGAAGTTGATGTCAGATTCGAAAATGGTAACCTGGCTTTATATCAGGATCCCGATGAACATGTGATTTACCAGTCCGGACCCGCAGAGTATATCCTGTGCGGTGAATACTACTATCGCGGATAATCTAAAATATTTGTTGAATTACACCTGTTTATGCTGTACTAATGGGAGGTTATGACGGACTTTATTTATGATGATCTGGTTGGATTGCTGAGCCCTGAAGTCGAGCTCGATGAAGACAGGATTCGTTCCCTTCTCGAGAAACCTCGCGACAGCAAGTTCGGCGATTTCGCTTTTCCAGCTTTCAGCCTGGCGAAAATACGGAAAAACGCACCACCCAAAATCGCCCAGGAGATATACTCAAAGATCGAAGGCAAATTGCCGTACAACTCGATCACTTCAGCTTCGGTCGCCGGGGGTTATATCAATTTCACCGTGGACACAAAAACCCTGGCGGAAAAACTGCTTTCGCGGATCTTCAAACTTGGAAAAGATTACGGTAACAGCAGTATCGGTGAGGGCGAGAATGTCATCATAGATTTATCCTCCCCCAATATCGCCAAGCCTTTTCATGTCGGCCACCTCCGCTCGACAGTCGTCGGGAGCTGTCTCTACCGCCTGTACGAAAAACTTGGCTATAAATGTGTCGGGATCAATCACCTTGGCGACTGGGGCACGCAATTCGGTAAATTGATCGTAGCGTTTAAGAAGTTCGCCGACGATAAAACCTTCCGGAAAGAACCTGTTTACGCACTCCTGGATCTGTATATTCGATTTCACAGAGAAGCTAAACAGGATCCCGCGCTCGAGGACGAGGCCCGGGCCGAATTCAAAAAGCTCGAGCAGGGTGATGCCGAAGCGCTTGCGATCTGGCGTAAGTTTCTCGATTACAGCCTCGAAGAATACAAGCGCATTTATGATATCCTGAATGCCACAATTGATGAATACACAGGTGAATCTTTTTACAACGACAAGATGGATTCCGCGCTTGAGCTTCTGGAGTCACGCGGGATGACCCGCTTGAGCCGTGATGCCCTGATTGTCGATCTCGAGGAATATGACCTGGGCGCGGCACTATTGCGTAAATCGGATGAATCGACATTGTACCTGACACGTGACCTGGCAGCCATATTATACCGCTACAAAACTTATGATTTCGCCAAAGCTTTATACGTTGTCGGGTCAGCGCAGGCATTGCATTTCAAACAGCTCTTCAAGATCGTCGAACTGCTCGGCTATGGCTGGTATGAGAACTGTCATCATGTCGAGTTCGGCTGGATCAAGTTTGGTAAAGAAATGATGTCCACCCGCGAAGGGAATATAGTTTTTCTTGACGATGTCATCAAAAAGGCAACAGCGCTGGCGCGTGAAATAATCATAGATAAAAATCCTGATATCGACGATCTCGATGAATCCGCGCAGGCCATCGGGGTGGGGGCGATAAT comes from Candidatus Zixiibacteriota bacterium and encodes:
- a CDS encoding aminotransferase class I/II-fold pyridoxal phosphate-dependent enzyme, which codes for YSLTQGIMELREEMAKWLSTPEREISPNVIQITTGSQQCLDLVGRAFLNPGDYVMTEAPTYLGALSAFDFYQARYCTVPMDENGMIVEQAEEQIKKYKPKLIYVVPNFQNPSGITMSLERREALVELAGKYQIPIIDDNPYGELRYSGEQVPSLKTIGGNAVVSLGTFSKTISPGVRIGWAVACPEVARMLEKVKQSTDLHSTTFTQYLVLEYIKAGHLQGHLELIKEAYRKRRDTMIRAMTEMFPENVSFTRPEGGLFLWVTLPEGYSADEMFDRAIEAGVAFVPGKPFFPHEDSERHFRLNFCHPTEDNIVEGIKRLAGVLEKL
- the argS gene encoding arginine--tRNA ligase — protein: MTDFIYDDLVGLLSPEVELDEDRIRSLLEKPRDSKFGDFAFPAFSLAKIRKNAPPKIAQEIYSKIEGKLPYNSITSASVAGGYINFTVDTKTLAEKLLSRIFKLGKDYGNSSIGEGENVIIDLSSPNIAKPFHVGHLRSTVVGSCLYRLYEKLGYKCVGINHLGDWGTQFGKLIVAFKKFADDKTFRKEPVYALLDLYIRFHREAKQDPALEDEARAEFKKLEQGDAEALAIWRKFLDYSLEEYKRIYDILNATIDEYTGESFYNDKMDSALELLESRGMTRLSRDALIVDLEEYDLGAALLRKSDESTLYLTRDLAAILYRYKTYDFAKALYVVGSAQALHFKQLFKIVELLGYGWYENCHHVEFGWIKFGKEMMSTREGNIVFLDDVIKKATALAREIIIDKNPDIDDLDESAQAIGVGAIIYADLNVRRTHDINFSWEEALNFDGNTGPYLQYTHTRLASLERKYGNVVTDKVDFSRIAEPEEKSLMLSLYAFPQKIAQAADDFEPAVVCNYLYELAQYLNSFYQKHRVISDDVELTRARMLLMRSVRIVMAEGLRILGLKAMEKM
- a CDS encoding diaminopimelate epimerase, translating into MRRIKFFKMHGLGNSFIFLDLLDRSYRSVDYSDLARSICDISTGVGADGLILIGKSRRADFAMRIINSDGSEAEMCGNGLRCMVRYLYDNQLASGKKMNVDTLAGRISAEVVDSSKNSFKVKVAMGRPVFDTDQIPVLSRSKEHIEKAIRVNNQQLKITVVSMGNPHAVCFVEDFDFDLHLLGPMLENHKIFPERANVEFVKVLSSNRIALKSWERGAGPTSASGTGASASVAAGIKTGRLRSEVDVRFENGNLALYQDPDEHVIYQSGPAEYILCGEYYYRG